Genomic window (Pyrus communis chromosome 13, drPyrComm1.1, whole genome shotgun sequence):
CATTGTCATTAGCTGCTGTCCTATCCAACTTTGCAAGTCTGAGCTGTTTGAAGTGTAAAGGAAACTATATATATCCATAATAACCTTTGGCTAGTCTATATGGTTCACCTGAGCTGTTTGAAGTGTAAAGTAAACCTTCACAAAAAAATTTAGCAGCCTGATGCCTGATACAATCTCTTGAGAAACAAATTCACTCGAGCTACTTTTAAGATTCACTGATCTGGTCCAGATTAGCTAAATCGATTACCACATTATGATATGTTAATTCAGCCCCATATTAGGTGAACATAAGTAATTCCGAGAAGGAGCAATGTTCTTCCTTGGGAATTACAAGATATTAAGTACTggtatttttaaaactaaattctAGTAAAAGCatgtgcaattttttttaagagcATAGAGAAGAAAAGGATGTTAGCTAACCTGAAAGATACCCTCTAAGAGCATCCCACCTTCTGCAACAACTATTGTGTTCTCCACGAAAAACCCTGCAGTTATCTGGTATGGATTGTCAAAGAAAAtgattatttcaaaatttatatttgacAGAACCTCAACTTTGTATTTCACGAGTTCAGGCATAGCCATAACTCATCGCACAACTGAGCCTCTATAGAAAAAGATACGGAATCAATGCTTCTCATAAAATCAGCACTGAGGTTATCAATGATTACAGTGTGTAAAGGATATTGCATTCGATAAGTCGATTTCCACAGACGAAGAAAGGTCTTCCAAGTAAAAATGACCATCCTCCAACTGAGATATCATTCCCATCACCCATCTCCTTCCGGTTTGCCCAATCAGAGACTGAATTGGAGATATCTGGCCAGCAtgtcataaataaaaattcattcaattcaatcttgGCGCTTATGAAAGGACTCCAATCAGATTTACTCAAAGAAAGACAATGTGAGGACCAACCTCGTGGGGACCTGAATCAGACGATTTAGAACCAAATGCTGGTCTGGAAAACTCCTTATGGCGAGAGATAATCTGGGAGAGCAAGAGAAGCCTATCCTTGTGCAGTGCCGATTTGGCGGATGCTTCGCCATGAATAGGTAATCTCCCAGCATGCCTAAAAATCAACCCGAAAAACGACAAGAAAAGCACATTAGCCTGTTCAAAAACACattcaaattacaaagaatTAAAGAATTGGTTGGCAAAAAAGAGACATACTTGTAAAAACTTTTCTTGATGGGATCGTATCGGAACTTTGGGACCTTGAAGGCATCAATTATGTGCCAATCAGGTTCAGATGTACTAGTAACACAGTCATCATCGCCGTCGTAGATGGCCGCGTCAGCACGCGACAGTTTGGTAGCGAGGCGGTGCACCGTCTCCTTGTCTTTTCCTGCAATCCCAAAGAAGAAGGCACAATCTTTTGTTTaggaagaaaaaagggaaattgaaaatgattgattttgtgaagaaatgatgaaaattgaaagagaaaAGTTTGGGGGAACTACGGGGTTGGGTCTCGAGGAAGTCGAGGAGGAGATCGATGGCGTCGTCGTCGGGAGCAGAGTCGTCGAAATTGGATGCGAAGGAGAGGATCTCGTCGACTGCGTCCGGTTCAAGCGTGTACCCTCTGATCTTGCACTTCCTCTGCACCTTCTTCCTCCCCAATctgctcatctctctctctctctctctctctctctctctctctctcagttcaTATTGCTAAAACCTCGGTATTATCTTTCGGCTTTTACTTGTTTTGGGCGGGAAAATGtcattcttctctctttttccaCATGAACCGGGAAAATATATCTACTTGTCAAGTTCCCATTAGTACGGTGCTGTTCACAcgtcattttttatttcttaaacacttatcttaattttttaccgtcgaattaaataaattaagataaaaaaacagaaattcaTAACAAGTGTGTAGAAGGTAAAAAAAGTTTTTATGACCAACAAGCGAACAGTTAGTAGTACTTATCTTCTCAATATTTGAAGATATCTCccaccaaacaaacaaaaagtttCATTTCCGCGAAAAATGAGGTGTAGTTTTATAATTCAAGGTCTTCAACTTGTGTTTTTTGTTTCcccttttcgttaaaattagaTACAACGCCCGCAAAACAAGCTCCAACTGGGGAAAATTCTACtcttcattttttgtttccCTTAACATTAACTTCCCTCTTCTTACAAATTCTACTCTTCATGTAGTTACCTCCAACTGGGGAAAATTTCGTGTCTGGCAGCCGGACCACAGGTCCATGCGGCCACACACAAGACCAGagatcccttgtattattgtaTCACTGAGACCCACCGGTGCTCCCACCTTTTGAGAGGGGTGCCTCATGAAGCTTCCCGTACACAAGTTCTCCATCTAGGACTGGGACCGGTATCAATCATCACTGGAACCAAGGCAAAATCACAGTATTGAGTCTGAATTTTCGTCACCTTCGCATCACCCTCAACTAGCAGCACTACTAAGCCTGCTTCCTTACTCCTTTTGCAAGACAGACAACTCTGCAGTCTTTTAACCTGAAACACAATATTTGGGACTTGGTGGAAAATCTCCATGTTGGTATCAAACTGCATTCACACCAGTTCCAGTCCGAGGCATGGCTGACCTGGTACAGCAACAAGATTTTATCTCGAAACATCACCTTCAGAATTTGCTAATGTGCTCACGCTCCTTGTTCCAATTCCTTTCTTGATTCCATTTAATTAGACAGTCTGAAAGAATTTATCAGGCAAATAGGTACAAACTTCATTAGCTCTCTCTCAAACTCATGCTCTTCCGTTTCTGGTTCAATGCAAAACGTCTTGCCATAGAAGGATTATAGAACTTTCTCATATGACTCGAGAGCCTGTGAATCGATTGAAGATCACCAATCACTGAAAGCTTCATCAGGAATGAGTCAAACTTGCTATATGGCAATTTCATTTCCTTGTTTACGACATCTTCCAATAGGCAACATGCATCTTCCACTTTATTGCAATCAAAAAGCCCTTCAATCATCATGCAGTAAGTATCAGTGTCCTGTGCGCAGCCCCTCTTATCCATCTCATGCCAAGTCTCAAATGCTCCATCAGGATCACTCATCTCAAAATACATTGAAATCAGCATGTTATAAGTCTGCACACTAGGCATACAACCTCCGTCTATCATCCTTCCGTAAAGCTTAAGTGCTTCATCACTCTTTTTATTGTCACAAAGGACCTTGAGAAAACAGTTATAAGTAACTACGTCAGGAGGGTAACCTTTGTTTCCCATCTCTTGCAAAAACTTGTAAGCCTCGTCCACCTTCCCAGCCAAACACATCCCTTCAAGTAGCTCCTTGTATGTAGAAACATCAGGAAGACAACCACTGTTTATCATATGTCCCAGGAGTTTGAAGCACTCCTCCATTTTATCATGCTGGACAAGAGCCACAATCATAATTGCATAAGTTTTTGCAGTGGGAGAAGAAAGCGTAGAACCTTTCGTTCGCATGAATTCAAATAGTTCAGCTGCCTCGGAAACCATCCCTGCCTTGCAAAAGGCATCGATGGCAGTAGTGTATGTGAAATTATCAGGGGTATGACCCTCTTGGATCATCTCTTCCAGCAGCATCATTCCTCTAGTCGGGTTCCTAACTCTACACCAACCGAAAAACAAAATGTTGTATGTATTAGCATCAGGCTTAACCTTTTTCCTCACCCTCTGTAACATGTCTTGAGCATCCTGAACCAGACTGCACTTACACAAAGCATCCAACAGCAGGTTCAAGGCATTGATTTCCGGCTGCGTCTTCACCCTTATCCTCTTCTTCTTGGCGAATTTCTGCAGATAGGTGAGATGCTTTTCCGTGTATTGCTTCAAAATCTTTAAAAGAACCTCAACGGGAACCTTATTCTTGTCATGCCTCTTCATATAATCCAGTAAATCACAAACAATTCGAAACTGCTTCACCTTATACCTCGTGCACGACAATATATCAATCATAATATTGTACGCCGCAGATTCATGAACATAATTCTCTTGGTGGCCTGCCCACATAAAAAACCTAAATGCTAGTTTCTCCTCGAATCGAAACCTATCAAGTACTCCAACAACCAATGGAGTAGTCAATGGTAAACCAACTTGATCAAGAGCTTTCTCCGTATCACAATATGAGTAAGAGTTATCCATAATCGCCCCGTAAAATTTATCGACATTACTTCCTAATAACCTTTCCTCACCACCAACCCCATCAAAATCCAAACTTTGACCTACTGCAAcgatttctgaacaaaaagGACGCGCAGTGACCTTAAATCTAGCAAGAACATTCATGGGTTGCGATAATTTAACCAAATTCAAACATGGGGTCCCTAGAAATGGCATGGAATGATAACATGAACACGCAGAGAGCACGTAATTTCGAAAATTTGATATGGGTTCAATCGGGGATATCACATATCCAAAGATATTAGCTTTGGAGGGGAGGGATAAGGAGAGATTCTTGGAAGTGAACATATTGATGAAATATACGCCTCGCGTGGAAGACAATGAAGTTTTAAGAGATTGGTACAGCATATTGTTTGAGAAAAAGGAAAGGGAGAAGATTACCAGGAAGGATGCCAACTCTGCAACTTTTTCTCTTTACGCGCCTTGGCTTAGACCCAGAGCCAGTGGGTAAGTTGGAGAACGATAAACACAAAAACCCAGCAACAATttttgagagagagggagagaggaggaAGGATTTGCTCTTCAGCAGAAGATGGCCGCTTTGCAGGGCACTGGACATTGACTCAGTGAGGGAGGTGTTTAGTGGGCCTGGGTGTTTAGGGCTCGGGAGCCCAACGCAGAGTCCACCAGGATCCAGTTGCATTTGCCCACGTATTTGTCCATCACTTCTTGTTTAGTGGCTAAGATTAGATAACTCATTTGATTAGAAAGGGTGCTGGTATTCACATATATTTTTAAGTCTCTTACACagtcttctttattttttttccattggtttgaataaatcaaacgaacATAGCGAACATAATTAAACAAGAATGTGTATGAAGAGAAAAAGGgtgtgtgtttatcatttcccTTTTTAAAATGCGATATGTTAACAATAAATTAAGTGTCAAACGAGCTCTTACCTCCAACTCAAAATGGACGAGTTCAATTCATTAGGTTCTTCAATTTGTTCGGCAAAAGAAAGAGAGCGGCGAGAAGGCATCTTTTGATTACTATTTGAGGAAAATCTCAAATGGACAAAAAGTTGAAGGAATGAATTAGTTATAAGGTGTTATATCCTGCAATTTGtagggattttttttcttcatgacTAATTAATTTTCTAACCTTAACTTGAATTAAATTTGGAAGTGAGCCAGTAGTTTTTCTTTCAACATCACCTAAATCCAACGAGTTATCAAATCCAATCTTATTATTAGATACCAAACATGATCTTAGGGTTATCAATAGTTCAGACATTATCTTTGAAGTACTTATGAAACGATAAAATTGGTACTTTAAAAAAATGCTTTATGTGAAACTTTAATAAAGTAGAAATCTGTCCTTAAGATTCCACAGGCAAATCAAATCAGTCCTTAATTATTGAAGAAATCAAACACAATCACTCCTAAAAATATTGCCTAGCAAACACTTCTTTTCTTCACAATCCCCTTCCAGCGCGACACTATCTCTTGCTCAACGTCTGTTACGCTCTTATGAACAGTAGGCTTCACAGCCACCTCGCTGTCACGGACTACTTCATCGACAGTAGCCGTGACATGGGCAGTTTTGCTAGACACTTGGCCCGGGAGTGTGTCTATTTCCCTCATAACTTTGTCAATGTCTGAGATGAGCCTCTCCGCTAAGCCCCGGCTGAAATCCTCCCTAATAACCACGCGAAGAACAGCTACATGTTCCGCATTGGCTGGCATCGTGTAGGCTGGAACTATCCATCCGAACTTCCTCAAACTATCTGCTACCTCGAACACGGTGTGCTTGCTGCTGTCTTTTAGAGAAAAGGCCACAAGTGGCACTCCTATGTCTTTGGAGAGAATTTCAAACCGCCCTGTTTTCTCTAGTCCTTGTTTCAGCATTCTTGTATTCTCCATGCAGTTTTCCATCACATTTTTGTAACCCTAATACATACAGGGAAAGAGACACAACCTAATCAGACAATAAAACATCATTTTGCGTAAAATCAAACCGGAGAACATTATAACTAATGTAGGTTTTTATGTACGTATGAAATGGTAGCAAAAGTTACCTCAAAACCGAGTCGAATGAACTGATAATACTGAGCAATTATCTGGCTAGAACCTACAGCACAACATATTACACAGTATGTGAAGAAAATTAGGGAATCGTTTAGGGGCTGATTGTACAGGTAGAAGCACATAAAACTGTTTCCTCAGGATGCACATATGGTAGCCAGCGCATCTCCAAAAAGTGTTTTTGCGACCAAAAGCAAACTAATTAAACCAAGCTTTCTTAGCGTGTACATACTACATAGTACATATTGATAGATTATGTATAATTCAATACCTTTAGAAAAGTTGAGGGTGAAAGTGGGCTGATCAGATCCAAGGTAATTGATGTGAAATATAAGCTCGTCCGGCAAGTCCT
Coding sequences:
- the LOC137713050 gene encoding DNA polymerase epsilon subunit B-like isoform X2 — protein: MQLDPGGLCVGLPSPKHPGPLNTSLTESMSSALQSGHLLLKSKSFLLSPSLSKIVAGFLCLSFSNLPTGSGSKPRRVKRKSCRVGILPGKDKETVHRLATKLSRADAAIYDGDDDCVTSTSEPDWHIIDAFKVPKFRYDPIKKSFYKHAGRLPIHGEASAKSALHKDRLLLLSQIISRHKEFSRPAFGSKSSDSGPHEISPIQSLIGQTGRRWVMGMISQLEDGHFYLEDLSSSVEIDLSNAISFTHCNH
- the LOC137713050 gene encoding DNA polymerase epsilon subunit B-like isoform X1; amino-acid sequence: MSRLGRKKVQRKCKIRGYTLEPDAVDEILSFASNFDDSAPDDDAIDLLLDFLETQPRKDKETVHRLATKLSRADAAIYDGDDDCVTSTSEPDWHIIDAFKVPKFRYDPIKKSFYKHAGRLPIHGEASAKSALHKDRLLLLSQIISRHKEFSRPAFGSKSSDSGPHEISPIQSLIGQTGRRWVMGMISQLEDGHFYLEDLSSSVEIDLSNAISFTHCNH
- the LOC137713049 gene encoding pentatricopeptide repeat-containing protein At1g73400, mitochondrial-like; this translates as MLYQSLKTSLSSTRGVYFINMFTSKNLSLSLPSKANIFGYVISPIEPISNFRNYVLSACSCYHSMPFLGTPCLNLVKLSQPMNVLARFKVTARPFCSEIVAVGQSLDFDGVGGEERLLGSNVDKFYGAIMDNSYSYCDTEKALDQVGLPLTTPLVVGVLDRFRFEEKLAFRFFMWAGHQENYVHESAAYNIMIDILSCTRYKVKQFRIVCDLLDYMKRHDKNKVPVEVLLKILKQYTEKHLTYLQKFAKKKRIRVKTQPEINALNLLLDALCKCSLVQDAQDMLQRVRKKVKPDANTYNILFFGWCRVRNPTRGMMLLEEMIQEGHTPDNFTYTTAIDAFCKAGMVSEAAELFEFMRTKGSTLSSPTAKTYAIMIVALVQHDKMEECFKLLGHMINSGCLPDVSTYKELLEGMCLAGKVDEAYKFLQEMGNKGYPPDVVTYNCFLKVLCDNKKSDEALKLYGRMIDGGCMPSVQTYNMLISMYFEMSDPDGAFETWHEMDKRGCAQDTDTYCMMIEGLFDCNKVEDACCLLEDVVNKEMKLPYSKFDSFLMKLSVIGDLQSIHRLSSHMRKFYNPSMARRFALNQKRKSMSLRES